A single window of Zea mays cultivar B73 chromosome 10, Zm-B73-REFERENCE-NAM-5.0, whole genome shotgun sequence DNA harbors:
- the LOC100194363 gene encoding histone-lysine N-methyltransferase ATXR3 isoform X1, whose product MGDGGVACAVRSVESFRAGALVRRGGAGEAMPDKGERAHGHRHQHQHWKNQQSATAADLEEGELLNGEAGTNGLPERSMPPKKWRKVLAASAAAVEVEPGEIVSTKQAVPLKKERRNGDVEKVELLPERQRKEKSSGKSTRKSIKDDVEPGEIALPGKRRDAKSQLAHDNSRRPSSSAQKGSLRDSDEEPGEIKPESGISGSVRKNRPTEPHSSNHKHHTDTSDQSGSKHRRKGEGKSSSAARHLSGRIREVSPPTRDRRDKHERSPGILGRFPHDRFRHDRYDRSPSRLERSPHRTRHYDSRDRSPYISPRHRARPPQFRDNTPSRVDNSPRGRVQHEDIRDRSPFRHDRSPSERCRPTDTHEASKKSRSSNNSEKSHHKSKSAKQSSKIKSGSNGKNEEKISKEKHTESSQYTELPPPPPLPLPPPPPPPPPPPPLPPAVPPPLPPSPEPEPPGVLAEDMIEDMDICDTPPHTSAVPEPTEPICDIGRWFYLDHFGIEQGPSKLAELKKLVQDGYLLSDHLIKHADSNRWVTVENAASPLVPSDFPSLYSDTSTQLVNPPEAPGNLLDEALEEASNLASGAEDKQMEETSAEDSEEFCIDDRVEALMDGSILVHGQELEIIGELLGADFQPADWQRWSRREDFTRLNVHTEVNNEINGGTENRATDAYGLVSVEKNFHHNAESSEWFSGRWSCKGGDWRRNDELSQDTPFRKKLVLNEGYPLCQMPKGSCEDPRRPCKDELYYPVRAKKYELPLWAFSLTEEDIDSVNDTTKSGVVPGRPGQTRQPSRGVKGMMLSVVRINSRVVKDQSSVEPHTKPRGTDRPLSRSSRSHSIGAERSSVHEGSSHFRKHHDHDSQSSHKSKPVPNIPKDRVCTVDELSVYRGDWYYLDGTGHEHGPFSYSELQELVKNGTIIEQSSVFRKIDNTWFPVLKDLKPGSSVPSAARSSSFTAALMLPDQYNFGVNQGSGSFNQLHPQFVGYTRGKLHELVMKYFKSRELTLAINEVLDPWISAKQPKKEFEAYFSHNSASRNLLPDGGSAKKAKLLPDQSDEDIHLSQDILASRKEDICFDELCDAEPSVDNDSLNPGAGNETWGLLNGHVLARIFHFMRADVKALISSAATCRSWNAAVKYYRNMCRFIDLSSVGPLCTDSVFCDIMAGYEKQNIRTLILAGCSNLSSHALGRVLEQLPQISYVDIHGCGHLGDLKNKFQHVKWIRSSLNPEESYRKIKTLKQIGDGNNYASKVARNFTNHLDGSDELDGYFADISNRENANLSFGQGFYKRSKLLDARKSSAVLSRDAEMRRLMQRQAETSYRKMEEFIINRLREIMRSNRFDFFIPKVSKIEGRLKNGYYARHGFRTIKHDIRTMCQDALRYKDGNDSGDIKQIVVSFIQLAKRLGNPRYISDRYGAGAQDSLDINQYSFDTKLKKKQNKIRGANSLAAGADNSSRAFDLEIKRSLSKLKKKDVYSGSETSDDDDGYSEVDETESETTVSDTESDLDVNSGAWDLKGNSLKLIEPGESVTDDRILGARMTKASLVPPVTRKYEVIEEYLIVADLEEVQRKMRVALPDDYSEKLLSQKNGTENLELPEVKDYQPRKVAGDEILEQEVYGIDPYTHNLLSDIMPADLELSPTDKHIFIEELLLNTLNKQVRHFTGSGNTPMTYNLRPVIEEIQRSAEDNGDRRTSKMCLGMLKTMRNRSEQNFVAYRKGLGVVCNKKGGFGVDDFVVEFFGEVYPSWRWYEKQDGIKHIQNNSEDQAPEFYNIMLERPKGDGDGYDLVFVDAMHKANYASRICHSCNPNCEAKVTAVNGKYQIGVYTLRPIAEGEEITFDYNSVTESKEEHEASVCLCGSQVCRGSYLNFSGEGAFEKVLMEFHGVLDRHSLLLQACETDSVSQQDLIDLGRAGLGTCLLAGLPGWLVAYTAHLVRFIYLERQKLPDEILRHNVDEKRQFLIEINMDSEKNDAEVQAEGVLNSRLQQIVHTLDKVRYVMRCIFGDPKNAPPPLVRLSGKSLVSAIWKGDSSIVAELIQSMEPHVEEEVLSDLKAKIRAHDPSESEDIEGGIRNSLLWLRDELRTLSCTYKCRHDAAADLIHLYAYTKCFFRVRDYKTVKSPPVHISPLDLGPKYADKLGPGFQEYCKTYPENYCLAQLIYWYSQNSEPESRLTRARKGCMSLPDVSSFYVKSAKPSQERAYGNRTVRFMLSRMEKQAQRPWPKDRIWVFKSDPRFFGSPMMDTVLNNSPLDKEMVHWLKTRPNVFLG is encoded by the exons ATGGGAGATGGGGGAGTCGCGTGCGCCGTCCGCTCAGTCGAGAGCTTCCGTGCCGGCGCCCTCGTGAGGAGAGGAGGAGCGGGAGAAGCGATGCCGGACAAGGGGGAGAGGGCCCATGGCCACCGCCACCAGCACCAGCACTGGAAGAACCAGCAGTCGGCGACAGCTGCTGACCTGGAGGAGGGGGAGCTGCTTAATGGGGAGGCCGGGACCAATGGGTTGCCCGAGAGGAGCATGCCACCTAAGAAGTGGAGGAAGGTGCTGGCAGCCTCCGCAGCTGCTGTGGAGGTGGAGCCTGGGGAGATTGTGAGTACAAAGCAAGCAGTGCCATTGAAGAAGGAAAGAAGAAACGGGGACGTTGAGAAGGTAGAGCTGCTGCCAGAGAGGCAGAGGAAGGAAAAGTCTTCTGGGAAGAGCACCAGGAAGTCTATCAAGGATGATGTGGAGCCAGGGGAGATTGCACTGCCAGGAAAAAGGCGGGATGCCAAGTCCCAACTGGCCCATGATAACAGCAGGAGGCCAAGTTCGTCTGCCCAGAAAGGCTCCTTGCGGGATTCTGATGAAGAACCTGGTGAAATTAAGCCAGAGAGCGGCATCAGTGGCAGTGTAAGGAAGAACCGGCCAACAGAGCCTCATAGCAGTAACCACAAGCACCACACTGACACCTCTGACCAGTCAGGATCAAAACATCGCAGGAAGGGAGAAGGAAAGAGTTCATCTGCTGCCAGACATTTGTCTGGGAGAATTCGTGAGGTCTCGCCACCAACACGGGATCGGCGTGATAAGCACGAGAGGAGCCCAGGCATCTTGGGCCGTTTTCCTCATGACCGTTTTCGTCATGACAGGTATGACAGGAGCCCGAGCCGCTTGGAGCGTTCCCCACATCGCACTCGCCACTATGATAGCAGAGACCGCAGTCCATATATTTCACCTCGACATAGAGCTCGTCCGCCCCAATTCAGGGATAACACACCAAGTCGTGTTGATAATTCCCCTCGTGGGAGGGTCCAGCATGAAGATATCAGAGACCGTAGCCCATTTCGTCATGACAGGTCGCCTTCTGAACGTTGTCGTCCTACTGACACGCATGAAGCAAGCAAGAAGAGCAGAAGTAGCAACAACTCAGAGAAGTCACATCACAAAAGCAAATCAGCGAAGCAATCTTCAAAAATCAAGAGTGGTAGCAATGGGAAGAATGAGGAGAAAATCTCCAAAGAAAAGCACACTGAAAGCAGTCAGTACACTGAactgccaccaccacctcctcttcctctaccaccgccaccaccaccgccgccgccaccgccacccCTGCCGCCTGCTGTACCACCTCCATTGCCTCCATCACCAGAACCTGAGCCACCTGGAGTTCTAGCCGAGGATATGATAGAAGACATGGATATCTGTGACACCCCACCTCACACTAGTGCAGTACCTGAACCCACAGAACCAATTTGTGATATAGGGAGGTGGTTTTACCTTGATCACTTCGGTATCGAGCAAGGACCTTCCAAACTTGCTGAGCTGAAGAAGCTGGTGCAAGATGGATATCTTCTTTCTGACCATCTGATAAAACATGCTGATAGCAACCGATGGGTGACTGTAGAGAATGCAGCTTCACCACTGGTGCCATCTGATTTCCCCTCTTTATATTCGGACACTTCAACACAGTTGGTCAACCCACCAGAAGCCCCAGGAAATTTGCTCGATGAAGCTCTAGAGGAGGCTTCTAACTTGGCATCAGGAGCTGAGGATAAACAAATGGAGGAAACGTCTGCAGAAGATAGTGAAGAATTCTGCATTGATGATAGGGTTGAAGCACTGATGGATGGATCAATTTTGGTGCATGGCCAGGAGCTCGAGATCATTGGAG AGCTTTTAGGTGCAGATTTTCAGCCTGCTGATTGGCAAAGATGGAGTCGTCGTGAAG ATTTTACTAGGCTCAATGTGCACACTGAAGTAAACAATGAAATCAATGGAGGCACAGAAAATAGAGCAACAGATGCTTATGGTCTTGTTTCTGTGGAGAAGAACTTTCATCATAACGCTGAGTCTAGCGAATGGTTTTCTGGTAGATGGTCTTGCAAAGGTGGTGACTGGAGGAGAAATGACGAACTAAGCCAAGATACTCCATTCAGGAAAAAACTTGTTCTCAATGAAGGGTATCCTCTGTGTCAAATGCCAAAAGGTAGCTGTGAGGATCCACGCCGGCCCTGCAAGGATGAGTTGTACTACCCTGTACGTGCTAAAAAGTATGAACTGCCATTGTGGGCATTCTCATTGACAGAAGAAGATATTGATAGTGTTAATGACACCACTAAAAGCGGTGTTGTGCCTGGGAGGCCAGGTCAGACCAGACAGCCTTCTAGGGGAGTGAAGGGCATGATGCTTTCAGTGGTTAGGATAAATTCTCGTGTTGTTAAAGATCAATCATCTGTTGAACCCCATACAAAACCCAGAGGAACTGATCGACCACTGTCGAGGTCTTCACGCTCCCATTCAATTGGAGCTGAGAGAAGTTCTGTCCATGAAGGTTCGTCTCATTTCAGGAAGCACCATGACCATGATTCACAAAGTTCGCACAAGTCCAAGCCTGTTCCAAACATTCCAAAGGACCGTGTATGCACTGTTGATGAGCTGTCAGTTTATCGGGGTGACTGGTATTACCTTGATGGCACTGGGCATGAGCATGGTCCATTTTCTTATTCTGAATTGCAAGAATTAGTTAAAAATGGCACTATCATTGAACAAAGTAGTGTGTTCCGTAAGATTGATAACACATGGTTTCCAGTTCTTAAGGATTTAAAACCTGGAAGCTCTGTTCCCAGTGCAGCACGAAGCTCAAGTTTTACTGCTGCTCTTATGCTCCCAGACCAATATAATTTTGGTGTGAACCAAGGATCAGGTAGCTTCAATCAGTTGCACCCCCAGTTTGTGGGTTATACACGTGGTAAATTACATGAACTAGTCATGAAATATTTCAAGAGCAGGGAACTTACTTTAGCTATAAATGAGGTCTTGGATCCCTGGATCTCAGCAAAGCAGCCAAAAAAAGAGTTTGAAGCATACTTCTCCCACAATTCAGCATCTAGAAATTTGCTGCCAG ATGGTGGGTCTGCAAAAAAGGCAAAGTTGCTACCTGATCAGAGTGATGAAGATATTCATTTGTCACAAGACATTCTTGCCAGTCGGAAGGAGGACATCTGTTTTGACGAGCTATGTGATGCAGAACCTTCTGTTGATAATGATTCTCTGAATCCCGGAGCAGGAAATGAAACCTGGGGTCTACTAAACGGCCATGTGTTAGCAAGAATCTTCCATTTTATGAGGGCAGATGTGAAAGCACTTATTTCTTCTGCAGCTACCTGTAGGAGCTGGAATGCTGCTGTGAAGTATTACAGAAACATGTGTAGATTCATTGATCTGTCTTCTGTTGGCCCTCTTTGCACTGATTCTGTGTTTTGTGATATTATG GCTGGTTATGAGAAGCAAAATATTAGGACCCTTATTTTAGCTGGTTGTTCGAATCTTAGTTCGCATGCCCTTGGCAGAGTACTTGAGCAGCTTCCACAAATATCTTATGTTGACATCCATGGTTGCGGTCATCTAGGGGATCTGAAAAATAAATTTCAGCATGTAAAATGGATCAGGAGCTCATTGAATCCAGAGGAGTCATATCGGAAAATTAAAACCTTGAAGCAGATAGGTGATGGGAACAACTACGCATCCAAAGTTGCAAGGAACTTCACCAATCATCTGGATGGTTCTGATGAGCTTGATGGGTATTTTGCTGATATTTCAAATAGAGAGAATGCTAACCTTTCATTTGGACAAGGTTTCTATAAACGATCAAAATTGCTTGATGCTAGAAAGTCCTCTGCGGTTTTGTCGAGGGATGCAGAAATGAGGCGGTTGATGCAGAGACAGGCAGAGACCAGTTACAGAAAGATGGAAGAGTTCATCATAAACAGACTGAGAGAAATTATGAGGAGCAACAGATTTGATTTTTTCATTCCAAAG GTTTCCAAGATTGAAGGTAGGCTAAAAAACGGGTATTATGCTCGCCATGGCTTTCGTACCATCAAGCATGACATCCGTACCATGTGCCAAGATGCATTGAG ATATAAAGATGGCAATGATTCGGGAGATATAAAGCAAATTGTTGTCTCCTTCATACAGCTAGCAAAGAGACTAGGGAACCCAAGGTACATTTCTGATAGATATGGAGCAGGAGCCCAGGACAGCCTGGACATTAATCAATATTCATTTGATACTAAACTCAAAAAGAAGCAAAATAAAATAAGAGGAGCAAATTCATTGGCTGCTGGAGCAGATAATTCATCTCGTGCATTTGACCTTGAAATCAAAAGAAGCCTATCTAAATTAAAGAAAAAGGATGTCTACTCTGGTAGCGAAAcatctgatgatgatgatggctacTCTGAAGTTGATGAAACTGAGAGCGAAACTACTGTTTCTGATACTGAGAGTGACCTTGATGTAAATTCTGGAGCCTGGGATTTAAAAGGAAACAGTCTAAAGTTAATTGAACCTGGGGAATCTGTGACCGATGATCGTATATTGGGTGCCCGCATGACAAAGGCCAGCCTTGTTCCTCCAGTTACTAGGAAGTATGAAGTTATCGAGGAGTACCTTATTGTAGCAGATTTGGAGGAAGTACAGCGAAAAATGAGAGTTGCTTTACCTGATGACTATTCTGAGAAGTTGCTGTCACAGAAGAATGGCACCGAAAACTTGGAACTTCCAGAGGTTAAGGATTATCAACCCCGAAAAGTAGCAGGAGATGAAATTCTTGAGCAAGAAGTATATGGCATAGATCCATACACACACAATCTACTGAGTGACATTATGCCTGCTGATCTTGAGTTGTCACCTACTGACAAGCATATCTTTATTGAGGAG TTGCTTCTGAATACATTGAATAAGCAAGTTAGGCATTTCACTGGTTCGGGAAATACCCCTATGACTTACAACCTTAGGCCTGTCATTGAAGAGATCCAAAGGTCTGCAGAGGATAATGGTGATAGACGAACTTCAAAGATGTGCTTGGGGATGCtaaagaccatgagaaatcgctcTGAACAGAACTTCGTTGCTTATAGAAAG GGTCTCGGTGTTGTTTGCAACAAAAAAGGTGGATTTGGTGTAGATGACTTTGTTGTAGAGTTCTTTGGGGAG GTTTACCCTTCTTGGAGATGGTATGAAAAGCAAGATGGTATTAAACATATACAAAACAACAGTGAAGATCAAGCTCCTGAGTTTTACAACATTATGTTAGAAAGGCCAAAG GGAGACGGAGATGGATATGACTTGGTTTTTGTTGATGCGATGCACAAGGCCAACTACGCTAGTAGAATCTGCCACTCCTGCAACCCAAACTGCGAAGCAAA AGTGACAGCAGTGAATGGTAAATACCAGATTGGAGTTTACACACTTCGACCAATTGCAGAAGGCGAGGAAATCACTTTTGATTACAATTCTGTAACTGAG AGCAAAGAAGAGCATGAAGCATCAGTCTGCCTCTGTGGAAGTCAAGTATGCCGTGGCAGCTATTTGAATTTTTCTGGTGAAGGAGCCTTTGAGAAG GTATTAATGGAATTCCATGGTGTGCTCGATAGGCATAGCCTGCTGCTACAGGCTTGTGAAACAGACTCTGTCTCTCAACAAGACTTAATTGACTTGGGTAGAGCTGGTCTTGGTACCTGTTTGCTTGCTGGTTTGCCTGGATGGCTTGTTGCTTACACAGCTCACCTG GTGCGGTTTATATACCTTGAGAGACAGAAACTCCCTGATGAGATCTTAAGGCACAATGTGGATGAGAAGCGCCAGTTCCTTATAGAAATAAACATGGATTCTGAGAAGAATGATGCTGAGGTTCAG GCAGAGGGAGTATTAAATTCAAGATTACAACAAATAGTGCATACACTTGACAAG GTGAGATATGTTATGAGATGCATATTTGGAGACCCAAAGAATGCTCCTCCTCCTCTTGTAAGGTTGTCTGGGAAAAGTCTGGTATCTGCCATCTGGAAAGGGGACAGTTCAATAGTTGCTGAACTCATTCAGTCGATGGAACCTCATGTTGAAGAAGAGGTACTTAGTGATCTGAAGGCCAAAATCCGTGCTCATGATCCGTCAGAGTCTGAAGATATTGAGGGAGGCATCCGGAATTCTCTCTTGTG GCTGCGTGATGAATTGCGAACTCTTTCATGCACTTACAAGTGCCGTCATGATGCTGCTGCAGATTTGATTCATTTGTATGCTTATACAAAGTGCTTCTTCCGAGTCCGG GATTATAAGACAGTAAAATCTCCACCAGTTCATATCAGTCCGCTTGACTTAGGCCCCAAATATGCTGATAAACTGGGACCAGGCTTTCAGGAGTACTGCAAGACATACCCAGAAAATTATTGCTTAGCCCAGCTTATCTATTGGTATAGCCAGAATTCAGAACCTGAATCTAGATTAACAAGAGCTAGAAAAGGTTGCATGTCGTTGCCAGATGTCTCATCCTTCTATGTGAAGTCTGCAAAACCATCACAAGAGCGAGCTTATGGAAACAGAACTGTGAGATTCATGTTATCGCGCATG GAAAAGCAGGCACAAAGACCATGGCCAAAGGATAGGATATGGGTGTTCAAGAGTGATCCGAGATTCTTTGGTAGTCCAATGATGGACACCGTGTTGAATAATTCCCCGCTTGACAAGGAGATGGTGCACTGGCTCAAGACTAGACCAAATGTTTTCCTAGGCTAG